Proteins encoded together in one Nyctibius grandis isolate bNycGra1 chromosome 1, bNycGra1.pri, whole genome shotgun sequence window:
- the EFHC1 gene encoding LOW QUALITY PROTEIN: EF-hand domain-containing protein 1 (The sequence of the model RefSeq protein was modified relative to this genomic sequence to represent the inferred CDS: substituted 1 base at 1 genomic stop codon), which produces MSSEPPPGLPFLPGCSFRDPTKTSFHRSQTLGYRNGFAFFRLPTAGVGGERLYVNQLSEAELEELSNKRPTLTYGPAKQAPPLGFTPAHVAFDKKVLKFDAYFQEEVPLSAVERYRVRQVTIYYYLEDDSMSVTEPVVQNSGIPQGTLLRRHRVPKNEHEDYYHWKDLNRGMNITMYGRTYHIVDCDAFTQMFLESQGVEVNPPEKMISDPYTEMRRMPPHKYITPSDFDQFKQFLTYDKQVLRFYAMWDDTNSMFGENRPYIIHYYLADDTVEVQEVYKQNDGRDPFPILIKRQRLPKTLVDKTMTFPSCVLEISDQEVLEWYTAKDFAVGKSTTLLGRTFFIYDCDEFTRNFYRDKFGIKDFQPVEVKKKQLEEVPRVIPPYNGFGILEDSLQNCFSLLPKPPRKDIIKMLENDHKVLRYQLALESPNPEDRKRRFILSYFLSNDMISIYEPPVRNSGITGGKYLGKTRVAKPGSTTENATYYEPSDLTIGSTIEVFGHRFVITDADEYVLNYMESNAESFPVATLQSLRNHFHSRQVVKETANRXASKDGVQELDELIVQVQEELKFYKHLNNKNIREAFLQCDKEGSGTLDKATFLALCDSLSVPTNIILLNKLIDLCSSGEENINYHDFLRAFPS; this is translated from the exons atgagctcggagccgccgccgggccTGCCCTTTCTCCCGGGCTGCTCCTTCAGGGATCCCACG aaaacatcttttcatcGGTCCCAGACACTGGGCTACAGAAATGGATTTGCCTTTTTTCGGCTGCCGACAGCGGGGGTCGGCGGGGAGCGACTGTACGTGAATcagctttctgaagctgaattAGAGGAATTATCCAACAAGAGACCCACGCTGACCTATGGGCCAGCCAAGCAGGCTCCACCTTTGGGCTTCACGCCAGCACACGTGGCTTTTGACAAAAAG GTTTTGAAGTTTGATGCCTATTTCCAGGAAGAGGTTCCTCTCTCTGCAGTAGAGCGTTACCGAGTCCGCCAAGTGACTATCTATTACTATTTGGAAGATGACAGCATGTCTGTCACAGAGCCTGTTGTGCAGAACTCTGGTATTCCTCAAGGCACACTTCTCAGACGCCACCGGGTACCCAAGAATGAACATGAGGATTATTACCACTGGAAGGATCTGAATCGGGGCATGAACATCACCATGTATGGCAGGACGTACCACATAGTCGACTGTGACGCATTCACACAG ATGTTCCTGGAGAGCCAAGGAGTCGAAGTGAACCCTCCAGAGAAAATGATTTCTGATCCTTACACAGAAATGCGTCGGATGCCTCCGCACAAGTACATCACACCGTCAGATTTCGACCAGTTCAAACAGTTTCTGACTTACGACAAGCAG GTCCTTCGCTTCTACGCCATGTGGGATGACACTAACAGCATGTTTGGTGAGAATCGGCCGTATATCATCCATTACTACTTGGCAGATGACACAGTGGAGGTTCAGGAAGTCTACAAGCAAAATGATGGTAGAGACCCGTTCCCAATACTGATAAAACGCCAACGCTTGCCCAAAACCTTAGTGGACAAGACAA TGACCTTCCCAAGCTGTGTGCTGGAGATCTCTGATCAGGAGGTACTTGAGTGGTACACAGCTAAAGATTTTGCTGTTGGCAAATCTACCACCCTCCTTGGACGCACTTTCTTCATCTATGATTGCGATGAGTTCACGCGAAACTTCTATCGTGACAAATTTGGCATCAAAGACTTCCAGCCCGTGGAAGTAAAGAAGAAACAACTTGAGGAAGTTCCACGG GTAATTCCTCCCTATAATGGTTTTGGCATCCTCGAAGACTCCCTTCagaactgcttttctctgcttccaaaGCCTCCCCGCAAAGATATAATTAAGATGCTAGAGAATGACCACAAGGTGCTGCGATACCAGCTGGCCCTG GAATCACCAAACCCCGAGGACAGAAAGCGTCGTTTCATCCTCTCTTATTTCCTCTCCAATGACATGATCAGCATCTATGAACCCCCAGTCCGTAACTCTGGCATCACTGGAGGCAAATACTTAGGAAAGACCAGAGTTGCCAAACCAGGCTCTACTACAGAGAATGCCACGTACTATGAGCCCTCTGACCTCACCATCGGTTCTACAATTGAAG TGTTTGGCCACAGGTTTGTTATCACTGACGCTGATGAATATGTGCTTAATTATATGGAGAGCAATGCCGAGAGTTTCCCTGTGGCAACACTGCAGTCCCTGAGGAATCATTTTCACTCACGGCAGGTGGTAAAGGAGACTGCCAACAGGTAGGCTTCAAAGGATGGCGTC CAGGAACTGGATGAATTAATTGTGCAGGTTCAGGAAGAGCTGAAGTTCTATAAGCACTTGAACAACAAGAACATTCGGGAGGCGTTTCTTCAGTGTGACAAggagggctctggcaccctggACAAAGCAACATTTTTAGCCCTTTGTGACAGCTTGAGTGTGCCGACCAATATTATTCTGCTTAACAAG ctgatTGACCTATGCtcttctggagaagaaaatataaactacCATGACTTCCTCAGAGCCTTCCCCTCGTGA